The Deefgea tanakiae DNA segment CAAACATCGACACCGTCCCCGCCAGCTTTATGCTATGGCAAGACGTGTTCGATCAATTGTACGAGCAAATTCGTACGCAGCAAAAATCTAAAGACCGCCTTGCCAATACACTAGATCGATTTCTATCCGCCGCCGAAGCCCTGCCCGATGGCGTCGTTATTCTGGATGAGTTTGATCGCATTGAGTGGTGTAACCCAGCCAGCCAAATTCATTTGGGATTGAATCGCAAAACCGACTCAGGCCAGCAAATCACCAATCTCTTGCGCCATCCTGCGCTGCGTGAATATTTAAAAGAACAAGACTTTAGTCACCCGGTGACGTTACGCACGATGCGCCCGCAGGAACAAGTGCTGTCAGTGCAAATGGTGCCGTTTGATTCAACGCGCAAATTATTATTAAGCCGTGACATTACGCAGCTAGACCGTGTGCAAACCGTACATAGAGACTTCGTAGCCAATGTTTCACACGAACTACGTACACCTTTGACAGTGGTGGGTGGTTTTATTGAAACGATGATTGATCTACCCAACATCGACCAAAAAACCCGCGAACAACATATGCAGCTCATGTACGAGCAAACGCAGCGTATGCAGCGCTTGGTTGAAGACTTACTGACCTTATCAAAACTAGAAAACGGCCAGCAACTCAAAGAAGAAGAGGTCGATATTCCACAATTAATGCAATTGCTGCGCATTGAAGCTGAAGGTTTATCGCAAGGCCGCCATAGCATCAGCATTGCCGCGATTGATCGCCAACGCCTGATCGGCAATCACGACGAGCTGCATTCAGCACTGGGCAATCTAGTATCAAACGCGGTGCGCTACACGCCTGCCGGTGGTCGTATTAGCTTGGCATGGCAAAAGCGCGGTGACGAAGTTTGCTTTATTGTCCAAGACACTGGTATTGGCATCGCCCCCGAGCATGTACCGCGCCTCACCGAGCGTTTCTACCGCGTAGATCGTGGCCGCTCACGCAATACCGGCGGCACGGGATTAGGCCTGGCGATTGTGAAACATATTCTAAATCGCCACCAAGCCACGATGGCGGTGGAATCGCGACTCGGCGAAGGCACCGAATTTGCGGTTAAATTCCCCACGCCACGGATTTTGGAATAAGCGCCAATAGGCAATACACACAAAAACACGAATCGCAAACGCCTTCGTGTTTTTTTATGCCATGATACTGAGCGCAGACGATGGGCAGAAATCACGACAGTTTGTGCAAACACAAACCTGCACCCTTGATGTTGATACATAATGCCCCAAGATCATTTATTACCCACTCACACAGGCGTATGAAACTATGAGCAAAATTGCGGCAATTAAACCTTTCGGTCAAAGTATCTGGTTGGACAATCTTTCGCGCGGTCTCATCGCTTCAGGTGAGTTGGCAAAAATCCTTAAAGAAGACGCCATTGCTGGCGTGACTTCAAATCCAGCGATTTTCTACAAATCAATTTCTTCTGACCCGCTTTACACTGGCGACTTGGCTGAACTGAAAAAACAAGATTTAACAGCGGAACAACGCTACGAAGCTTTGGTTGTGCCGGACATTCAAGCGACTTGTGACTTAACTCGCTCAATCTACGATGAAACCAACGGTGTTGATGGCTACGTGAGCTTGGAAGTATCGCCAACACTCGCTAACGACGCACAAGGCACGATCGATAACGCGAAACGTCTATGGGCTGAAATCAACCGCCCGAACGTGATGATCAAAGTACCAGCAACCCCAGCAGGCGTGATTGCATTCGAAGAGTTGATCACTTCAGGCATCAACGTGAACGTGACCTTGATGTTCAACTTGACTCACGTCGACAACATCTTGACTGCCTACATCCGCGGTCTAGAAGCACGCGCAGCAGCTGGCTTGCCAGTGGACCGCGTACACGCAGTAGCATCGGTATTCTTGTCACGCGTTGATAGCTTGATCGACCCACAATTGGAAGCGATCGGCACGCCAGAAGCTTTGGCATTGCGCGGTAAAGTGGCCTTGTCATTTGTGAAAGTGGCTTACCAACAACATTACAAAACATTGTTCCACGGCACTCGCTTTGCGGCATTGAAAGCACTCGGCGCACATCCACAACGCCTATTGTGGGCTTCTACCGGTACCAAAAACAAAGCCTACAACGATGTTATGTACGTTGAAGACTTGATCGGACCAGAAACTGTGAATACTGTTCCTGATGCGACTTTGGCGCTATTCCGTGACCACGGTAAAGCCGCTGCAACACTAGAAACTGGCGCAGCAGATGCTGTTGCTACCTTAGTTGCAGTACGTAAACTAGGTATCAACTACAACTTGGCTGGCGAACAATTGCAACAAGAAGGCTTGAAACAATTTGACGAAGCTTTTGTTAAATTGCTTGAACTGACTAAATAAGCAGCTTGACTGCCCTTTATAAGGGCATTGCATAAGATCATGGGCTAGTTCTCTACAGAACTAGCCCATTTTTTTATACTCGGCACACCAGACCGCCGCTCCCTATTTACAAAACACCACCGCGAATGTAAAAAGCGCTGAGTCTGGGTATTCATCCAGAATCAGCGCTTTAGCTAGCACAGCAATCAATACCGATGTATTAGGCTGGTTTTTTCTTACCGAACTTCATTACCCACTGCACTAAGTCATCGACAAAGGTAAACACCACCGGAATCACCAGCAAGCTAAGGAAAGTCGAAGTGATTAAGCCACCGATCACCGCAATCGCCATTGGCGCACGGAAGCTTGAATCAACGCCCCAACCCAAGGCAATCGGCAGCATACCTGCGCCCATCGCCACCGTAGTCATCACAATCGGACGCGCCCGCTTGCGCCCCGCATCCATCAGCGCATCAAAACGACTCATGCCATCACGGCGCGCAACAATCGCGTATTCCACCAGCAAGATTGAGTTTTTCGCCGCAATGCCCATCAGCATCACCAAGCCAATTAAGGATGGCATCGAGAATGAGCTTTGCGCGATAAACAGCGCTAAAAATGCACCGGGAAACGACAGCAACAACGCAAACAAGATCGTTACCGGCTGCATGAATTGGCGGAATAGCAGCACCAACACCATATAAATACACAGCACGCCCGTTAGCATCGCCAAACCAAAGCTCGCAAAGAGCTTGTTCATCTCTTCAGCATCACCAAACTCAGCACGAGTAACGCCAGAAGGTAGATTTTTGAGTGCCGGCAATTGATCCGCTTCCGCGCTGACTTCACCCAGAGGTCGACCATTGAGTTCAACATCAAAAATCACATTTCGCGCTCTATCGTATCGACTAATCAGGCTAGGGCCACTGGATATTTCAATGTCTGCGACTTGCCCCAGCATCACCTCGCCTTGGCTAGAAGGCACACGTAAACGCTTAATCTGCTCTAAATCAGTACGGAACGAATCCGGTAAACGCACCACAATCGGCACTTGACGTTCGGGTAGATTCAGCTTGGCCAAGGCAGTATCAAAGTCTCCGACTGTTGCAATCCGAATCGTGTCGGCAATCGCCACCGCCGTTACACCCATATCGGCCGCCCGGCTCATATCTGGGCGAATAATCAATTCAGGCCGCACCAAGCTCGCACTGGAAGTAATCGCACCCACGCCCTGCAGCGTTCGCAAATCTTGCTCAATCGCTTTTGCTGCAATCATCAGCCCATCCGGATCATCGGATTTCACGATCATTTGCAGTTTTTCACCACTTTGGCCCAATCCCACCGTCACGCGAGCACCAGGAATCGCTTGCAAAGCAATCCGCAGGTCTTTTTCAATTTCAGTTTTTTTCTGGCTGCGTTCATTGCGCGGCGCGAGTGTCAGCGTTAAGTTGGCTTTATTCACGCCACTGCTGCCACCCGCAAAGGGATCAGACCCCGCCTTGCCATCGCCAACCGCAGTATAAATTCGCGTGATGTAGGCATTTTTAGCCAAAATGAGTCGCGCTTGATCGGCCGCGACGAAGGTTTCTTGCAACGTCGCGCCAGGTGGTAATTCAATCTTTACCAAGGTTTGCGAGCGATCATCGGGCGGTACAAAACCTTTTGGTAACAAAGGCACCAGTGCTAATGCGCCGACAAAAAACACCAAGGATAAAAATGCCGTCGTTTTGCGATGATGCAAACACCATGCCGCGCAACGTAAATACCCTTCTTTCAGCTTGCCTTCTTTTTCTTCACCGACAATGGGCTTGAGTAAGTAGGCCGCCATCATCGGCGTGAGCAAACGTGCCACCACCAAAGAGGCCATCACCGCCATCGCCGCAGTCCAGCCAAATGGGTGGAAGAATTTACCCGGAATCCCGCTCATAAATGCGGTCGGCAAAAATACAGCGACCAAGGCAAACGTCGTGGCGATCACCGCGAGACCGATTTCATCCGCCGCCTCCATCGCAGCTTGATACGGCGTTTTGCCCATCCGCAAATGGCGAACGATGTTTTCGATTTCAACAATCGCATCGTCGACCAAAATCCCGACCACCAAGGCCAGCGACAATAAAGTCACCGTATTGAGCGTAAAGCCAAATAAATACATACCAATAAACGTTGG contains these protein-coding regions:
- the tal gene encoding transaldolase — encoded protein: MSKIAAIKPFGQSIWLDNLSRGLIASGELAKILKEDAIAGVTSNPAIFYKSISSDPLYTGDLAELKKQDLTAEQRYEALVVPDIQATCDLTRSIYDETNGVDGYVSLEVSPTLANDAQGTIDNAKRLWAEINRPNVMIKVPATPAGVIAFEELITSGINVNVTLMFNLTHVDNILTAYIRGLEARAAAGLPVDRVHAVASVFLSRVDSLIDPQLEAIGTPEALALRGKVALSFVKVAYQQHYKTLFHGTRFAALKALGAHPQRLLWASTGTKNKAYNDVMYVEDLIGPETVNTVPDATLALFRDHGKAAATLETGAADAVATLVAVRKLGINYNLAGEQLQQEGLKQFDEAFVKLLELTK
- a CDS encoding efflux RND transporter permease subunit: MNFSAWSIKNPIPAIMLFVLLSLGGVMSFHKMKVQDFPDIELPMVTVTAVLDGAAPAQLETEVARKLENSVSALQGVKHVYSNISDGVVGMTVEFVLEKPINDAVDDVRNAVSNVRSELPSDLKDPVIGKVEFSGVPFLVYTVADPQLDEEQLSWLVDNKITRAIRAIPGVGQVSRVGGVTRQVRIELDPERMAALGVSSSDISRQLARTQKDASGGRVDLGGSEQALRTIATVQSTAELAKTELALSDGRRIRLDQIATIEDTIAERRSIAQLDGKPVVGFEITRSRGAGETEVAAAVSEALAKLKLENPGLVLTTAYDMAAPVQEEFDGSMGLLYEGALLAVIVVWFFLRDWRATLVSAAALPLSILPTFIGMYLFGFTLNTVTLLSLALVVGILVDDAIVEIENIVRHLRMGKTPYQAAMEAADEIGLAVIATTFALVAVFLPTAFMSGIPGKFFHPFGWTAAMAVMASLVVARLLTPMMAAYLLKPIVGEEKEGKLKEGYLRCAAWCLHHRKTTAFLSLVFFVGALALVPLLPKGFVPPDDRSQTLVKIELPPGATLQETFVAADQARLILAKNAYITRIYTAVGDGKAGSDPFAGGSSGVNKANLTLTLAPRNERSQKKTEIEKDLRIALQAIPGARVTVGLGQSGEKLQMIVKSDDPDGLMIAAKAIEQDLRTLQGVGAITSSASLVRPELIIRPDMSRAADMGVTAVAIADTIRIATVGDFDTALAKLNLPERQVPIVVRLPDSFRTDLEQIKRLRVPSSQGEVMLGQVADIEISSGPSLISRYDRARNVIFDVELNGRPLGEVSAEADQLPALKNLPSGVTRAEFGDAEEMNKLFASFGLAMLTGVLCIYMVLVLLFRQFMQPVTILFALLLSFPGAFLALFIAQSSFSMPSLIGLVMLMGIAAKNSILLVEYAIVARRDGMSRFDALMDAGRKRARPIVMTTVAMGAGMLPIALGWGVDSSFRAPMAIAVIGGLITSTFLSLLVIPVVFTFVDDLVQWVMKFGKKKPA
- the phoR gene encoding phosphate regulon sensor histidine kinase PhoR; translated protein: MFWLRSILFYSLITLISLFISAIGNVYEGLAFALVVLACVTVYHLINLNRLNAWLKTPNIDTVPASFMLWQDVFDQLYEQIRTQQKSKDRLANTLDRFLSAAEALPDGVVILDEFDRIEWCNPASQIHLGLNRKTDSGQQITNLLRHPALREYLKEQDFSHPVTLRTMRPQEQVLSVQMVPFDSTRKLLLSRDITQLDRVQTVHRDFVANVSHELRTPLTVVGGFIETMIDLPNIDQKTREQHMQLMYEQTQRMQRLVEDLLTLSKLENGQQLKEEEVDIPQLMQLLRIEAEGLSQGRHSISIAAIDRQRLIGNHDELHSALGNLVSNAVRYTPAGGRISLAWQKRGDEVCFIVQDTGIGIAPEHVPRLTERFYRVDRGRSRNTGGTGLGLAIVKHILNRHQATMAVESRLGEGTEFAVKFPTPRILE